In a genomic window of Methanosarcina horonobensis HB-1 = JCM 15518:
- a CDS encoding 50S ribosomal protein L44e, whose protein sequence is MKIPKRFRTYCPFCKTHNEVVVERVKKGQASSMTHIARQKKRQQGIGNSGKFSKVPGGDKPTKRIWLRYRCTVCKKAHQRPGFRAKKFEFKE, encoded by the coding sequence ATGAAGATTCCAAAGAGGTTCAGAACTTACTGCCCATTCTGCAAAACCCACAACGAAGTCGTAGTTGAAAGGGTCAAGAAGGGCCAGGCTTCATCAATGACTCACATTGCAAGGCAGAAGAAGAGACAGCAAGGCATAGGGAACAGCGGAAAGTTCTCCAAGGTACCCGGTGGCGACAAGCCAACAAAGCGCATCTGGCTCAGGTACCGCTGCACGGTATGCAAGAAAGCCCACCAGAGACCTGGATTCAGGGCAAAGAAGTTCGAGTTCAAGGAGTAA
- a CDS encoding 30S ribosomal protein S27e: MVDYTQRPKSRFLRVKCNDCENEQIIFGSASRKITCVVCGRTLAEPTGGKSTITTHILEVLE; encoded by the coding sequence ATGGTAGACTACACCCAGAGACCAAAGAGCAGGTTCCTGCGCGTAAAGTGCAACGACTGCGAAAACGAACAGATCATATTCGGAAGCGCAAGCCGCAAGATTACCTGCGTTGTCTGTGGAAGAACCCTTGCCGAACCAACCGGTGGAAAATCTACAATTACAACTCACATCCTGGAAGTGCTTGAATAA
- a CDS encoding translation initiation factor IF-2 subunit alpha: MGNDNWPEVGEFVVCTVKNVTDFGAYVELEEFGGREGFIHISEIKAGWVKYVRDYVREGQKIVCKVLNVDPSRGHIDLSLKDVNEHQRRAKIQEWKNEQKAAKWLQFVAEETKTDESGLQALHEKLVEEFGSAYSAFEEAAIEGEKAFKGLKVNKKYLKSIAKIAGENIKLPFVDIAGYVDLTCNLPNGIEVIKQSLNAANSISDVDGKDVRLEISYTGAPRYRIKVIAPDYKKAESVLKKSAQTAVDTISKLGGHGTFKRHIESTKA, translated from the coding sequence ATGGGAAACGATAACTGGCCCGAAGTCGGAGAGTTTGTTGTCTGTACGGTGAAGAATGTAACTGATTTCGGAGCCTACGTCGAGCTTGAGGAATTCGGAGGACGGGAAGGTTTCATCCACATCTCCGAAATTAAAGCAGGCTGGGTCAAATACGTCAGGGACTACGTCAGGGAAGGGCAGAAGATCGTCTGCAAGGTCCTGAACGTGGACCCTTCCCGCGGCCACATAGACCTTTCATTGAAAGACGTGAACGAGCACCAGCGGCGGGCTAAAATCCAGGAATGGAAGAATGAGCAGAAAGCCGCCAAATGGCTCCAGTTCGTGGCTGAAGAGACAAAGACCGATGAAAGCGGCCTGCAGGCTCTGCATGAGAAACTTGTAGAAGAGTTCGGAAGTGCATATTCTGCCTTCGAAGAAGCAGCTATCGAAGGAGAAAAAGCCTTTAAAGGGCTCAAAGTCAACAAGAAGTACTTAAAGAGCATAGCCAAAATCGCAGGAGAAAATATCAAACTGCCCTTCGTGGATATCGCAGGGTATGTGGATTTGACCTGTAATCTTCCAAATGGCATAGAGGTCATAAAGCAGTCCCTCAATGCTGCAAACTCCATCAGTGATGTAGATGGAAAAGATGTCAGGCTCGAGATAAGCTACACAGGGGCTCCGAGATACAGGATAAAGGTAATAGCTCCTGACTATAAAAAAGCCGAATCCGTCCTTAAGAAGTCTGCCCAGACGGCAGTAGACACTATTTCCAAACTTGGCGGACACGGGACCTTCAAACGGCATATCGAATCGACAAAGGCGTGA
- a CDS encoding RNA-protein complex protein Nop10 produces MGQKIRKCKNCGRYTLREKCPVCGGDTLPAIPARFSPQDPYGKYRRLAKKG; encoded by the coding sequence TTGGGACAAAAGATCCGCAAATGCAAAAATTGCGGCAGGTACACTTTAAGGGAAAAATGTCCGGTTTGCGGGGGAGATACCTTACCCGCTATTCCGGCTCGCTTTTCTCCTCAGGACCCTTACGGTAAGTACCGCAGACTGGCAAAGAAAGGATAA
- a CDS encoding proteasome assembly chaperone family protein — protein MQQSTLVRLKEKLELKNPILVVGLPGVGLVGKLVAEHLVDELEAEKIMEVYSPHFPPQVLVNKDCTIRPVSNTIYHGKANETDILFLVGDHQSTTSQGHYELCSLYLDVAEELKVPRIYTLGGYPTGKLTYEETVLGVANSTDLIEEIKKYGVEFRESEPSGGIVGASGLLVAFSGMRGIDAACLMGMTPGYLMDPKSAQSLLKVLCNIFGIEVNTDSLKKKAEEMESILEKLKEKEEQQNFPEVKPTEEDLRYIG, from the coding sequence ATGCAGCAAAGTACACTTGTCCGCCTGAAAGAAAAACTTGAGCTCAAAAACCCTATACTGGTAGTCGGACTTCCGGGTGTAGGGCTTGTGGGCAAGCTGGTGGCAGAACATCTGGTAGACGAACTTGAGGCTGAAAAGATTATGGAGGTTTATTCCCCACATTTTCCACCTCAGGTCCTTGTCAATAAAGATTGTACGATCCGCCCGGTAAGTAACACCATATATCATGGGAAGGCAAACGAAACTGATATTCTATTTCTTGTAGGGGATCACCAGAGCACTACCTCACAGGGGCATTACGAACTCTGTTCTCTATATCTGGATGTAGCTGAGGAACTTAAAGTACCCAGGATTTACACACTCGGAGGCTACCCGACAGGTAAGCTCACCTATGAAGAGACAGTCCTTGGAGTTGCTAACAGCACTGACCTGATCGAAGAGATTAAAAAATACGGAGTCGAGTTCAGGGAATCCGAGCCAAGCGGAGGAATTGTAGGAGCATCCGGCCTGCTTGTTGCTTTCAGCGGAATGAGAGGTATAGATGCCGCCTGCCTTATGGGAATGACACCCGGATACTTGATGGATCCTAAAAGTGCCCAGTCTCTTTTGAAAGTACTGTGCAATATCTTCGGAATTGAGGTAAATACAGACTCTCTTAAGAAAAAAGCCGAGGAAATGGAGAGTATCCTTGAAAAACTGAAAGAAAAAGAAGAGCAGCAGAATTTCCCCGAGGTTAAACCCACGGAAGAAGACCTGCGTTACATAGGGTGA
- a CDS encoding endonuclease Q family protein: MKVNADLHLHSKYSMACSAKMELPTIASEASKKGMELIGTGDCTHPRWLEEIKKAAISDEEIRIGNIFFIPTTEIEDIDRVHHLLILPSISKAEELAERIAPFGNLEADGRPTVKLDGCEIAEIAKDLEALIGPCHAFTPWTALYGYHDSLESCYGSMTDYVSFVELGLSADSNYADRIEELHRLTFLTNSDAHSPSTNKLAREFTQFNVPDITFEGLRKAILREQDYGATLNVGFFPEEGKYNRSACIKCFTQYTLPEAEAIKWRCSVCGGIIKKGVTDRVNELADFEEPRHPAYRPPYLHLIPLAEIIQMALGHASVQTKGVKTAWETLVEHFGNEVEALIYAEPEALKIVDEKIVNAILAFRKGDVIIHPGGGGQYGWLELPEHLKKNKAEPARKTGEEKKKDSKVIKKEKKKPGSQISFSDLEQKKAVETLKTDVEKAEKAGTKKTEEESSEKTAGQKSLFDF; encoded by the coding sequence ATGAAAGTCAATGCAGACCTCCATCTCCACTCAAAGTACTCTATGGCATGTTCCGCAAAAATGGAACTGCCCACAATTGCAAGTGAAGCCTCGAAAAAAGGGATGGAGCTTATCGGTACAGGGGACTGCACCCATCCGAGATGGCTAGAAGAGATTAAGAAAGCAGCCATTTCAGACGAAGAAATCCGGATAGGAAATATATTTTTTATCCCGACTACAGAAATCGAAGATATAGACAGGGTTCACCATCTCCTGATTTTACCTTCGATTTCAAAAGCCGAAGAACTGGCAGAAAGAATTGCTCCTTTCGGAAACCTTGAAGCGGACGGACGCCCTACAGTTAAACTGGACGGCTGTGAGATTGCTGAGATTGCAAAGGATCTTGAAGCTCTTATCGGCCCCTGCCACGCTTTTACTCCCTGGACTGCTCTCTACGGCTACCATGACAGCCTGGAAAGCTGCTATGGGAGTATGACAGATTATGTTTCTTTTGTTGAACTTGGCCTTAGTGCAGACAGCAATTATGCTGACAGGATTGAAGAACTGCACAGACTGACCTTCCTTACGAACTCAGATGCTCATTCCCCTTCTACAAATAAACTGGCAAGGGAATTCACTCAGTTCAATGTCCCTGATATCACCTTTGAAGGACTCAGGAAAGCAATTCTGAGGGAACAGGACTACGGAGCTACTCTGAATGTCGGTTTTTTCCCTGAAGAAGGAAAATACAACCGGTCTGCCTGCATCAAATGCTTTACTCAGTATACTCTGCCCGAAGCCGAAGCTATTAAATGGCGCTGTTCTGTATGCGGAGGCATTATAAAAAAAGGAGTAACTGATCGGGTCAACGAACTCGCGGATTTTGAGGAGCCAAGGCATCCTGCCTACCGCCCTCCTTACCTTCACCTCATCCCTCTTGCCGAAATCATACAGATGGCACTCGGTCACGCAAGCGTCCAGACAAAAGGCGTAAAAACAGCCTGGGAAACCCTTGTAGAACATTTCGGAAATGAGGTTGAAGCCCTTATTTATGCAGAACCCGAAGCCCTGAAAATTGTGGACGAGAAGATAGTAAATGCAATTCTCGCCTTCAGGAAAGGCGATGTAATAATTCATCCGGGCGGAGGCGGACAGTACGGCTGGCTAGAACTGCCTGAACACCTGAAAAAGAATAAGGCTGAGCCTGCCAGAAAAACCGGCGAGGAAAAGAAAAAGGATTCGAAGGTGATAAAAAAGGAGAAAAAAAAGCCCGGATCTCAGATTTCTTTCTCTGACCTCGAGCAAAAAAAAGCGGTGGAGACATTAAAGACTGATGTTGAAAAGGCCGAAAAAGCAGGAACAAAAAAAACAGAGGAAGAGAGCTCAGAAAAAACTGCGGGTCAGAAATCTCTTTTTGATTTTTAA
- a CDS encoding rubrerythrin family protein encodes MSSKDNLKAAFTGESMANRTYLAFAKKADEEGYPQIAKLFRAAAAAETVHALNHLQRMGGIGTTMDNLKDAIDGETYEFTKMYPEFIEEAKTEEDKRALWSFEVANKVERIHAMLYEKALEEIGNNKEVDYYVCSVCGHTIEGEPEGNCPICGAAASKFNKID; translated from the coding sequence ATGAGTTCCAAAGACAACCTTAAAGCTGCATTTACCGGCGAATCGATGGCAAACAGGACATACCTTGCCTTTGCGAAAAAAGCAGACGAAGAAGGATATCCTCAGATAGCCAAACTCTTTAGAGCCGCTGCTGCCGCGGAAACAGTCCATGCTCTCAATCACCTTCAGCGTATGGGAGGGATTGGAACTACAATGGACAACCTGAAAGATGCCATTGACGGGGAAACATACGAATTCACTAAAATGTACCCAGAATTTATAGAAGAAGCAAAGACGGAAGAGGACAAAAGGGCTCTCTGGAGCTTTGAGGTGGCAAATAAAGTAGAAAGGATCCACGCAATGCTATACGAAAAAGCACTGGAAGAAATCGGAAATAACAAAGAAGTTGATTATTACGTATGCTCTGTCTGCGGACATACTATAGAAGGCGAGCCTGAAGGTAACTGTCCGATCTGTGGGGCAGCCGCATCCAAGTTCAACAAAATCGACTGA
- a CDS encoding PEGA domain-containing protein, translated as MITIPNGSEIYINEKPLGKKTPALIEKVPPGFYEVVLRKEGYEDVFARVSVEPGKTFSLTKKLSISKRVCSISSVPSGASVYLDGKYKGVTPVVFHVEEGRHKLTIKKSGYSTVSKEINASSETASVIEEKLHFSLFTYFTATLIMLVTGIILKRNPEKLKFKFPIKTPEDGRVLKKLQEGAGKREVKVRVEEKTTKETEITKETEIEENKKPARGDEKLGEKTPDTGGLVELENLSEPDFKYTVKKKSQQK; from the coding sequence ATTATAACAATCCCGAACGGTTCTGAGATCTACATAAACGAAAAGCCTCTGGGAAAGAAAACCCCGGCTCTCATAGAGAAAGTACCTCCCGGTTTTTATGAAGTAGTATTGAGGAAGGAAGGATATGAAGATGTTTTTGCGCGAGTAAGCGTTGAACCCGGTAAAACGTTTTCACTCACAAAAAAGCTCAGTATAAGCAAACGGGTGTGCAGCATTTCTTCAGTCCCTTCAGGAGCAAGTGTCTACCTTGACGGAAAATACAAAGGAGTAACTCCTGTAGTATTTCACGTAGAGGAAGGACGGCACAAACTGACCATAAAGAAATCTGGATACAGCACGGTTTCAAAAGAGATCAATGCCTCATCTGAGACAGCATCTGTAATAGAGGAAAAACTTCACTTCAGTCTCTTTACTTACTTTACTGCAACCCTGATTATGCTGGTTACGGGCATTATTTTAAAAAGAAATCCCGAAAAGCTAAAATTTAAGTTTCCAATAAAAACTCCGGAAGATGGCAGAGTACTTAAAAAGCTTCAGGAGGGAGCAGGGAAAAGAGAGGTAAAAGTGAGGGTAGAGGAAAAAACGACAAAAGAAACAGAAATAACAAAAGAAACGGAAATCGAAGAAAATAAAAAGCCAGCCAGAGGAGATGAAAAATTGGGTGAAAAAACTCCAGATACTGGTGGTCTTGTAGAATTGGAGAATCTTTCAGAGCCGGACTTTAAGTATACGGTAAAGAAGAAAAGCCAACAAAAATAA
- a CDS encoding pyridoxal phosphate-dependent aminotransferase: MFSINSECILSKKSEDIPPFYVMEVLESAKALEAQGRHIIHLEVGEPDFPTAPHICEAACAAIGRGLTKYTHSQGLPALREAIVESYYQKFGVDLDPGQVIVTSGTSPGLLMVFMALLEKRDEVIMSNPHYACYPNFVKHLGGTPVFVYTSEANGFALEPETVRQCLSPNTKAILINSPSNPGGHVMSHESLQGLAAIAEERGIPIVSDEIYQGLIYSGEEHSILEYTKNAFVLNGFSKLYAMTGWRLGYIICPPECVRALQKIHQNFFICANSFVQEAGIAALKGSQEHVAEMVQTYNTRRQYMLKRLLGMGLEVRKEPMGAFYVLADARKYGSDSLELSRRILNEAGVAVTPGIDFGNGAEGYLRFSYANSLENIAEGMDRLEAFLAKELEG; the protein is encoded by the coding sequence ATGTTTTCGATAAACTCCGAATGTATCCTTTCAAAAAAATCAGAAGATATTCCCCCTTTCTATGTGATGGAAGTCCTGGAAAGTGCCAAGGCTCTGGAAGCTCAGGGCAGGCATATAATCCACCTTGAGGTCGGAGAGCCTGACTTCCCTACTGCTCCCCACATATGTGAAGCCGCCTGTGCTGCTATTGGTCGGGGATTAACAAAATATACTCATAGCCAGGGACTGCCTGCTCTTAGAGAGGCAATAGTTGAGTCTTACTATCAGAAGTTTGGAGTTGACCTGGATCCCGGTCAGGTCATTGTTACTTCGGGGACAAGCCCGGGTCTTTTGATGGTTTTTATGGCTCTGCTTGAAAAGAGGGATGAAGTAATTATGTCAAACCCTCACTACGCCTGCTATCCTAATTTTGTAAAGCATCTGGGGGGGACTCCTGTTTTTGTTTACACAAGTGAGGCAAACGGCTTTGCTCTTGAACCGGAAACTGTAAGGCAGTGCCTGAGCCCGAATACGAAAGCCATCCTTATCAACAGTCCTTCAAATCCCGGAGGGCATGTCATGTCTCATGAAAGCCTTCAGGGGCTTGCCGCGATAGCTGAGGAAAGAGGGATTCCTATTGTTTCGGACGAGATCTACCAGGGCCTGATCTACAGCGGAGAAGAACACAGTATACTTGAATATACTAAAAACGCTTTCGTCCTGAACGGTTTTTCCAAACTGTATGCAATGACCGGCTGGAGGCTCGGCTATATTATCTGCCCTCCGGAATGTGTACGTGCGCTTCAGAAGATCCACCAGAACTTCTTTATCTGTGCTAACTCTTTTGTGCAGGAAGCAGGTATTGCAGCCCTGAAAGGTTCTCAGGAACACGTTGCTGAAATGGTCCAGACCTATAATACTCGCCGCCAGTACATGCTAAAAAGGCTTCTCGGCATGGGGCTTGAGGTCCGCAAAGAGCCAATGGGAGCTTTTTATGTCCTTGCCGACGCCCGCAAGTACGGCAGCGACTCCCTTGAACTGAGCCGCCGTATACTCAACGAGGCAGGGGTGGCAGTAACTCCAGGCATAGACTTCGGAAACGGGGCAGAAGGCTATCTGCGCTTTTCCTATGCCAACAGCCTGGAAAACATTGCAGAAGGCATGGACCGGCTGGAAGCTTTTCTGGCAAAAGAACTTGAAGGATGA
- a CDS encoding queuosine precursor transporter: MKPIDYKIQLLLTMFVSSLLLGNLLGSKLIEIFGIVTSVGLLGYPPTFLITDIVEEVRGKEVTKIFVHAGFLALCIAAFFVFVSTGLPPSPLYPHNEAYNYVFSSSLRIILASMIAFTISQHYDIWAFNFWKKKTNGKYLWLRNNLSTIVSQLLDSIIFTFIAFYHATPELGAVSIFYMVLPLWALKIIFALLDTPFVYLGVRWLASEDVKEVSSHEENRETGLVKS, translated from the coding sequence ATGAAACCCATAGATTATAAAATTCAGCTTTTGTTGACGATGTTCGTCAGCTCTTTACTCCTTGGGAACCTTCTCGGCAGCAAGCTAATTGAGATCTTCGGAATCGTGACTTCAGTCGGCCTTCTAGGATATCCGCCTACCTTTCTTATTACGGACATAGTCGAAGAGGTTAGGGGAAAGGAAGTAACAAAAATTTTCGTACATGCAGGCTTTCTTGCACTTTGTATTGCTGCATTTTTCGTATTTGTAAGCACTGGCCTGCCTCCTTCCCCCCTATATCCGCATAATGAGGCTTATAATTACGTTTTTTCAAGTTCCTTACGAATTATTCTGGCAAGCATGATCGCCTTCACTATAAGCCAGCACTATGACATATGGGCTTTTAATTTCTGGAAGAAAAAAACAAATGGGAAATATCTATGGCTCAGAAATAACCTTTCAACAATTGTTTCCCAGCTGCTCGACTCTATAATTTTCACGTTTATTGCTTTCTATCATGCGACTCCCGAGCTTGGAGCAGTCTCAATCTTTTATATGGTTTTACCGCTCTGGGCTCTTAAGATAATTTTCGCTCTTCTTGATACTCCGTTTGTATATCTTGGAGTCAGGTGGCTTGCTTCCGAAGATGTAAAAGAGGTTTCATCTCATGAGGAAAACAGGGAAACAGGATTGGTTAAAAGTTAG
- a CDS encoding ribonuclease H family protein, with product MLEVYCDSSYNEGEDSYIGCVVLRNDMQIHQSTTKVLGDPRNNLDCELSALDFAISLVGIFSEGDKEIVVYNDSTEAVKVFQGRVQEVEKEFSGSRVSFEYIPREKVNQAAADSLSKKFPVFFSSTATCRVESFSRREDILSDIARNKSSVFYLEKVPKMSTNKKTCYRLVIRTMEKVLSDDRFYSIKKGGPGTQVKAAEEIRKDLSNLEILSSLKAKGVRLENSYFLLTDDTWGLRGTDSQACSILPSSIPHKIICDEVDRSPQNLFKRAERFR from the coding sequence ATGCTTGAAGTCTACTGTGACTCATCTTATAATGAAGGTGAAGACTCCTACATCGGCTGCGTGGTGCTCAGGAACGATATGCAGATCCACCAATCAACAACCAAAGTCCTTGGTGATCCTCGCAATAATCTTGATTGTGAACTTTCAGCCCTTGATTTTGCTATCTCTCTTGTCGGAATTTTTTCCGAAGGCGATAAAGAAATAGTTGTTTATAACGATTCTACTGAAGCCGTAAAAGTTTTTCAGGGAAGGGTGCAGGAAGTAGAAAAGGAGTTTTCGGGTTCCAGAGTTAGCTTCGAGTACATTCCCCGCGAAAAAGTGAATCAGGCAGCTGCAGACAGCCTGTCTAAAAAGTTTCCTGTTTTTTTCTCAAGTACAGCTACATGTCGTGTTGAATCCTTTTCAAGACGGGAAGATATCCTCTCTGATATTGCCCGTAACAAAAGCAGTGTTTTCTATCTTGAGAAAGTACCGAAAATGTCCACAAATAAAAAAACCTGTTATAGGTTGGTAATTCGCACGATGGAAAAAGTCCTTTCTGATGACCGGTTTTATTCCATAAAAAAAGGAGGTCCGGGCACCCAGGTAAAAGCTGCTGAGGAAATTCGAAAAGACCTCTCAAACCTGGAAATTCTTTCTTCCCTTAAAGCAAAAGGGGTCAGACTCGAAAACTCCTACTTCCTTCTCACAGACGATACCTGGGGACTGCGAGGTACGGACAGTCAGGCATGCTCTATCCTTCCCTCTTCTATTCCTCATAAGATCATATGTGATGAGGTAGACCGATCGCCTCAAAACCTTTTCAAAAGAGCAGAGCGTTTCAGGTAA
- the tnpB gene encoding IS200/IS605 family element RNA-guided endonuclease TnpB, with amino-acid sequence MLKAYKYRIYPDNDQKELIKVHFGACRFVYNWALEQKIKTYQQSNKSISRFDLQKILVHEIKPSNEWLKKANSQALLASLVNVESAFTKFFREKTGFPKFKSKKNPVQSYQMPQHYTVNFDRNIIKLPKIGEVNAVLHRRFEGEMKTATISKSSTGKYFISILVDDGKETPEKQEISESNTIGIDVGIKDFAILSNGEKVENPKYLKNSLKRMKCLQKRVSKKVKGSNNRNKARQRLSKIHEKISNQRNNFQHQISSKLISENQAIALETLNVKGMVKNHCLAQSISDASWSSFVTKLEYKAEWLGKTILRIGKFEPSSKICNVCGYHNSELTLKDREWVCPDCKTKHDRDINAAINIKKFSLQDQNLIVI; translated from the coding sequence ATGTTAAAAGCCTATAAATACCGAATCTACCCAGACAATGATCAGAAAGAACTAATCAAAGTTCATTTTGGCGCATGTAGATTTGTCTATAATTGGGCTTTAGAACAGAAGATAAAAACATATCAACAATCAAATAAATCAATATCAAGATTCGACTTACAAAAGATTTTAGTTCACGAAATAAAGCCTTCTAACGAATGGTTGAAAAAAGCTAATTCACAGGCTCTACTCGCCTCTTTGGTAAATGTAGAATCAGCATTTACAAAATTCTTTAGAGAAAAAACTGGATTCCCAAAGTTCAAATCTAAGAAAAATCCAGTGCAGTCCTATCAAATGCCACAACATTACACGGTAAATTTTGATAGAAATATTATCAAACTTCCCAAAATTGGAGAAGTAAATGCAGTTCTTCACAGAAGATTTGAAGGTGAAATGAAAACTGCAACTATCTCTAAATCAAGTACAGGAAAATATTTCATAAGTATTCTTGTTGACGATGGAAAAGAAACACCTGAAAAACAAGAAATATCAGAATCAAATACAATAGGCATAGATGTAGGTATAAAAGATTTTGCAATTCTTTCTAATGGAGAAAAAGTTGAGAATCCTAAATACCTCAAAAATTCTCTTAAAAGAATGAAATGTTTGCAAAAGAGAGTTTCAAAGAAAGTTAAAGGTTCTAATAACCGAAACAAAGCTAGGCAACGTCTTTCTAAAATCCATGAGAAAATAAGCAATCAGAGAAACAATTTCCAGCACCAAATCTCTTCTAAACTTATCAGTGAGAACCAAGCTATTGCACTGGAAACTCTGAACGTAAAAGGTATGGTAAAAAATCATTGTCTGGCTCAATCTATTTCCGATGCTTCGTGGAGTAGTTTTGTAACAAAATTAGAGTATAAAGCTGAATGGTTAGGAAAGACTATTCTAAGGATCGGAAAATTTGAGCCTTCTTCTAAGATATGTAATGTTTGCGGTTATCATAATTCAGAATTGACATTAAAGGATAGAGAATGGGTATGTCCCGATTGCAAAACAAAGCATGATAGAGACATAAATGCTGCAATCAATATCAAAAAATTCTCTCTGCAAGATCAAAATCTTATAGTTATCTGA
- a CDS encoding GNAT family N-acetyltransferase, giving the protein MPDVEEYQKLRAEVGWGTKNSEAIRLALNNSLFSIYVMSENNIIDFGRVIGDRGIYLYIQDIIVLPEFQGHGIGKHIMCAVMNYFNFKAGSPLPRSEATGGG; this is encoded by the coding sequence GTGCCTGATGTTGAAGAATATCAAAAGCTTCGTGCTGAAGTTGGATGGGGCACTAAAAACTCTGAAGCTATTAGACTCGCTTTAAACAACTCTCTTTTTTCCATATATGTTATGTCAGAAAACAATATTATAGACTTTGGAAGAGTCATCGGGGACCGAGGGATTTACTTATATATCCAGGACATTATCGTACTGCCCGAATTTCAGGGACATGGAATTGGAAAACATATCATGTGTGCAGTTATGAACTATTTTAACTTTAAGGCGGGAAGTCCCCTTCCTCGGAGCGAAGCGACAGGTGGGGGATGA